The genomic DNA AACAAAGATACAATTGCCAATGCTAAAAACCATTTCCAAAGCCAATGAACTTCATTATTTTTATTAATTTTTTCGAAAACCTCTTCTATAGATGAAGAAATTGTGATGTTTTTATGCTGCTCTTTTAAAGTATTCAAATCTAGAAAATGTAATAAACTTTCTTCTTTTGGGTAATTAAAAGCGATGTCTTTAATTTTAATATCATCTTTTAGTATTTTGTAAAAACCGGCTTTTAGAGGTTGCTCTTTGGTAGTAATTACAACCTTGTTTTGGAAGGTTTGTTGCATCGGAATAAAAGAGTTATTTGCATTTGAAATTGCTAAAATTTCATCTTTACTAATCTGTGTTTCTATTTCTATTTTATTTTCTTGATGTATGCGATAGGCTAATTTGGGGTATTGAATACTCATTTTACCAAAGTTGTAAAAGACAGGTACAATTAAAGGTGAATTTAAAAAGTTACTGTTGTTTTTATTCAGCGCGCTAGAAATATAATAAGTATTACTATTTGCTAATTGACTTATAAAAGGTGAGTTGTTTTCGAAGGAAACTATTTTAGAAATATTGGTTAAAATGGGGTAGTGGGTTTGCACTGTTGGGTATTGAAAATTAGAAACTTTTTTAGAGAATACATTTTTAAAAATGGGGTGTTTATAATTGATATTTGTAATCTTTAAAGTGTCCTTTTTTTGAGGTTCAATTTTACCTAAATTCAATTTTTTTAGAAAGATATTGTAAGAAGAAATGTCTGTTTTTTCATTCGGAATAATGACAATACTTCCGCCGTTTTTAGAAAAATTAACTAGGCTTTTTAATAAAATTTCTGGAATGTTTTCTAACTCATTCAATACAATTAATTGTTGTTTTTGAATGGTGTTGTAATTTATGTTTTGTGGTGAATAATTAGTGAATTCAAATTCCTCTTTTGTGTAAATTTTATTTAAAAAAGTAGCATCATTTCCAATAGCTAAAACACGTGTTTTTTGATTGTTATTTAGTGTGAAGTAATAAGTGTTGTCAAACGAAAAAGTGTCGCTAAAAGAAAGTTCTACTTTCCCTAAGAATTCAGGTGTGTTTTTTACGGTGAACTGAATTGTTTTGTCTGTATCTTTCTCAATAGGGAAGGACTGTTTGCTAATTAAGTTATCTCCGTTAAAAAGGGCTATTGGTAGGTTGTCTTTTTTACTTCCTTGATTTTTTATAATTACATTTACGGTAAAATTATCATTGTTTTTATTGTTGATAAAAACACTGTCTATCGAAAGATTACTTTTTAGGCTGGCCTCTAGTTTTATAGCAGAAAAAACGGGTGTTACATTTGTAAACTTTTTTCTGTAAGTATTCTGAAAATCAGATATTAATATGTTTTTATTTAAAGTGTTTGTTTTGGTTTTGTTTTCTTGGCCGATTTTAAGTAAAACTGTCTCTAAATCTAATTCTATAGCTGTGTTTTCTAATTTTAAAAGTACATTTTTTAATTCGTCTTTGCTAATGTCTTTGTAGAAATTGGTGTTTGTTAGTAAGGAATATACGTTTTTAGAATCTGTGTTTTCTATAATTTCTTGTGCCGCTATCTTTAATAAATTTCCTTTTTTTCCTTTGGTATTAGTGCTTAAAGAATTGTCTAAGTAGATGAAGTTGTGTTGCTTTTTATTGCTATTTTTATTACTAAAGTAAGGTTGGGAGAAAGCTAAAAGTATCGCGAAAAATAACAGCAATCTCGTTGCTAGTATTAACCACTTTTTTATACGTGAACTTTTACGAGTTTCCTTTTGTAGTTTTTGTAAAAAAGCAACATTGGTAAATGGTACTTTAACAAACCTTTGTAGCTGAAAAAGATGTACTAATATCGGTATAATTAGTAGTGCTAAAAAGTATAAAACTTCAGGGTTTTTAAATTGCATTTAGTTGTAATTATTCATTTTATGAAAGTATAAATTTATTACAAAAAAAGGGATTTAGAAACACTTGTTCATTTTTAATTAAAACTTTTCGAAAACGCCTAACCCAAAGAGTGCAAAATCATATTTTACAGGATCTATTTTGTCTAGTTTTCTAAGATTTAGATCTAATTCAGAAACAGCTTTCCAGTCGTTTTGTTTTCTAAGTAAGAGCTTTAATTTTCTTGCAACGTTGCCAGAATGTATGTCTAATGGGCAAGATAAATCAGCAGGATTATGTGTGTTCCAAAGTCCGAAATCTACATCCTTTTCATCGTTTCTAACCATCCAACGTAAGAACATATTTATTCGTTTTGCAGCAGAATTTTTCAAAGGATCTGAAATATGTTTCTGAGTTCTTTGTAGGTGTTCAACTTCAAAAAATAAGATTTTGAAGTTATTTATTGCGGTTTGATAAGTGTTGGAATTGTCTTTTATTGATAGCGCATTTTCTAATCCGCCATGATTTATGTAGATATGTTGTAACGATTTTATAAACTGTTGAAAGTCGATATAATTAAAAGTTCTGTGAACAAAACCTTCTAAACTTTTCAACTCTTTTTCTTGATGATTTAAGATGAAATCGTGCGGAGAATTGTCTAAAAGTTCCATCATTTTAGAAGCATTTCTAATAATCATAGTTCTGTTTCCCCAAGAAATAATAGCCGTTAAAAAGGCAGCAATTTCAATGTCTTCTTTTTTAGAAAATAAATGCGGAATTTGTATGGGATCTGACTCTATGAATTTAGGATTGTTATATAAGATAACTTTTTCGTCTAGAAATTCTTTGAGTTCAGATTTTTTCATAAATTTTATTATTTAAAGATAAAACTAAGTAAAATTAAGGTTCCGTTATAGCACCCATGAAGTAATATAGACCATTGCAAGCCAAAACGGACTCTTATATACCCAAAATAGCCACCTAACAATATTTGTGGTAATACGAGTAAAGGGGATAATAGCAAAGTATTGGTTGTTATATCAAAATTTGTAATGTGAATAAAACCAAATAATAAAGCAAAGGCATAAAATGCAATTTTAAAATATTTTGGTTTCTTAAAAGCTGTTATTGGACCTCTAAAAAGGGCTTCTTCTATAGCGGGAACAGCTATTGCACCCAACAAAAACATTTGAAGAATTCCCATGTTTTCAAACATGGCTTCAACTTTATGATTTTGCATATTTACCCATCCCATTTCTTCTATTAATGCAAAAATAGGAGAGATGATGATTCCTGTTAAAAGACTTATAATAAGAATTCGAAAAAATATGGTAAATCTGTAATTTAGACTTGTATTAGAATCTTTTTCAAGAACAGGGTTTTTTAAATAGGTAATTAAGTTTAGAAAAGTTTCCTTCATGTTAAAGTTTACGTATTAATAGTATAA from Polaribacter sp. ALD11 includes the following:
- a CDS encoding BatA domain-containing protein codes for the protein MQFKNPEVLYFLALLIIPILVHLFQLQRFVKVPFTNVAFLQKLQKETRKSSRIKKWLILATRLLLFFAILLAFSQPYFSNKNSNKKQHNFIYLDNSLSTNTKGKKGNLLKIAAQEIIENTDSKNVYSLLTNTNFYKDISKDELKNVLLKLENTAIELDLETVLLKIGQENKTKTNTLNKNILISDFQNTYRKKFTNVTPVFSAIKLEASLKSNLSIDSVFINNKNNDNFTVNVIIKNQGSKKDNLPIALFNGDNLISKQSFPIEKDTDKTIQFTVKNTPEFLGKVELSFSDTFSFDNTYYFTLNNNQKTRVLAIGNDATFLNKIYTKEEFEFTNYSPQNINYNTIQKQQLIVLNELENIPEILLKSLVNFSKNGGSIVIIPNEKTDISSYNIFLKKLNLGKIEPQKKDTLKITNINYKHPIFKNVFSKKVSNFQYPTVQTHYPILTNISKIVSFENNSPFISQLANSNTYYISSALNKNNSNFLNSPLIVPVFYNFGKMSIQYPKLAYRIHQENKIEIETQISKDEILAISNANNSFIPMQQTFQNKVVITTKEQPLKAGFYKILKDDIKIKDIAFNYPKEESLLHFLDLNTLKEQHKNITISSSIEEVFEKINKNNEVHWLWKWFLALAIVSLFLEILILKFYKP
- a CDS encoding TIGR02757 family protein, coding for MKKSELKEFLDEKVILYNNPKFIESDPIQIPHLFSKKEDIEIAAFLTAIISWGNRTMIIRNASKMMELLDNSPHDFILNHQEKELKSLEGFVHRTFNYIDFQQFIKSLQHIYINHGGLENALSIKDNSNTYQTAINNFKILFFEVEHLQRTQKHISDPLKNSAAKRINMFLRWMVRNDEKDVDFGLWNTHNPADLSCPLDIHSGNVARKLKLLLRKQNDWKAVSELDLNLRKLDKIDPVKYDFALFGLGVFEKF
- a CDS encoding CPBP family intramembrane glutamic endopeptidase codes for the protein MKETFLNLITYLKNPVLEKDSNTSLNYRFTIFFRILIISLLTGIIISPIFALIEEMGWVNMQNHKVEAMFENMGILQMFLLGAIAVPAIEEALFRGPITAFKKPKYFKIAFYAFALLFGFIHITNFDITTNTLLLSPLLVLPQILLGGYFGYIRVRFGLQWSILLHGCYNGTLILLSFIFK